A single window of Nostoc sp. C052 DNA harbors:
- a CDS encoding serine/threonine-protein kinase produces the protein MIYCINPKCRQRQNPDDSERCLYCGTELLIEQRFRLIKPLRPLDFRYNTEIFEVVDDKGIHKVMKVLKSQESKEIELLERETLTLQLFDHPGIPRVIDDLLTVIPEKSYRTLHCLVMQKFEGQDLEQWAKANGRISQALALDWLIQLVKIIDEVHRSGFFHRDIKPSNIILQPDGQLGLIDFGAVRQVTRTYLTKVSGSGGNEMGLGHHEITALVTPGFTPLEQINGQALPQSDFYALGRTLAYLVTGIHVINLPTDPKTTRLVWRNKAREIEKPFADLLDELMSPAPGKRPPSTQVILQRLEELPFKLKLNRAFQSSLFKWLGTGLLFLILFNICQGTYLALSSYYFYKAARQDEPKIAKEYYELAVKYNPKDEKTYNNLAVACQQIQDLKCASKNYEKALSLRPLGWEVHYNLGNFYDEQDKYDLAEQQYKLAIQYSNNQAMNSVSNLSRLKNKQEKYSEAATLALEGLKHTSYPLWQAGLYKNLGWARLKQQRYAEAKEYLEKSVKLDSQRVDAYCLLAQTQEALGDLKYAQAYWEVCLMQNNVNSSLPEVQRWKQEILQRIFK, from the coding sequence GTGATTTATTGTATAAATCCTAAGTGTAGACAGAGGCAAAACCCTGATGATAGTGAAAGATGCCTTTATTGCGGAACGGAACTGCTGATTGAGCAGCGGTTTAGGTTAATTAAGCCATTACGCCCTTTAGACTTTCGTTACAATACAGAAATTTTTGAAGTAGTGGATGATAAAGGCATCCACAAAGTGATGAAAGTTTTGAAATCGCAGGAATCTAAAGAAATCGAGCTATTAGAACGAGAAACGCTGACGCTTCAATTGTTCGACCATCCAGGGATTCCTAGAGTTATAGACGATTTATTGACTGTTATTCCTGAAAAAAGTTACAGGACACTGCATTGTTTAGTTATGCAGAAATTTGAGGGACAGGACTTAGAACAATGGGCGAAAGCTAATGGAAGGATCTCTCAAGCTTTAGCTCTGGATTGGCTTATACAACTAGTAAAAATTATCGATGAAGTACACCGGAGTGGTTTTTTTCATAGAGATATTAAACCTTCCAATATTATTCTCCAACCTGATGGTCAGTTGGGTTTAATTGATTTTGGTGCAGTCCGACAAGTAACTCGTACTTATTTAACGAAAGTTAGCGGAAGTGGGGGGAATGAGATGGGGCTTGGTCATCATGAAATTACAGCACTTGTAACGCCTGGCTTTACTCCCCTAGAACAAATTAATGGGCAAGCGTTACCACAATCAGATTTCTATGCTTTAGGGCGAACATTAGCATATTTAGTAACTGGAATTCATGTAATTAATCTGCCAACAGACCCAAAAACAACAAGACTTGTTTGGAGAAATAAAGCACGAGAGATTGAAAAACCCTTTGCTGATTTGTTGGATGAATTAATGTCTCCGGCTCCAGGGAAACGTCCACCATCTACACAAGTCATTTTACAGCGTTTGGAGGAATTACCGTTTAAGTTGAAGCTAAACCGGGCTTTTCAATCTAGTCTATTTAAATGGTTAGGAACTGGATTGCTCTTCTTGATACTTTTCAATATTTGTCAAGGAACTTATTTGGCTTTGTCGAGTTACTATTTTTACAAAGCTGCGCGACAGGATGAGCCGAAAATAGCTAAAGAATATTATGAATTAGCAGTAAAATACAATCCTAAAGATGAGAAAACATATAATAATTTAGCAGTGGCTTGTCAGCAGATACAAGACTTAAAGTGTGCAAGTAAAAACTATGAAAAAGCTTTAAGCCTAAGACCATTAGGTTGGGAAGTACATTATAATTTGGGAAATTTTTACGACGAACAAGATAAATACGACCTAGCAGAGCAGCAGTATAAATTAGCAATTCAGTACAGTAACAACCAAGCAATGAATTCTGTCAGCAATTTATCACGGTTGAAAAATAAACAAGAAAAATATTCAGAGGCTGCAACGCTTGCACTTGAAGGATTAAAACATACTTCTTATCCTCTATGGCAAGCTGGGTTGTACAAAAATTTAGGCTGGGCAAGATTAAAACAGCAGCGTTATGCAGAGGCAAAAGAATACTTAGAAAAATCGGTTAAATTAGATTCTCAAAGAGTAGACGCTTATTGTTTGTTAGCACAAACACAAGAAGCATTAGGTGATTTAAAATATGCAC